From one Lolium rigidum isolate FL_2022 chromosome 4, APGP_CSIRO_Lrig_0.1, whole genome shotgun sequence genomic stretch:
- the LOC124706067 gene encoding uncharacterized protein LOC124706067 — MDSPATGFRGPAEWAAPALKDLLPDLSREEQLWLENGFQPAGRRRKGRRITKQKLLPEVPPSIPAQRTEGERDAWLIGSVQAALCHYNARHQGGEFDAVKPLMEDRVGFRDQVWFHLNFWARSRSTNKIKRFFAEVHYKPSSDTSKYPRATPIVEICTIIEEPLSQYRRACAFCAASYEILHPKGCRKFVCGNDKDRFEQRLVRCGSMCIEPPFSCPSKIERQGLPYRSSSSSPSQ; from the exons ATGGATTCGCCGGCGACGGGATTTCGGGGACCCGCAGAGTGGGCGGCGCCGGCGTTGAAGGATTTGCTGCCGGATCTGTCCCGTGAGGAGCAACTATGGCTGGAGAACGGCTTCCAGCCGGCCGGGCGAAGGCGCAAGGGACGACGCATCACCAAGCAGAAACTTCTCCCGGAAGTTCCTCCTTCCATCCCCGCGCAGCGCACAGAAGG AGAGCGTGATGCCTGGCTCATCGGGTCAGTCCAAGCTGCTCTCTGCCACTACAATGCTAGGCACCAG GGTGGCGAGTTTGATGCCGTGAAGCCCCTGATGGAAGACCGAGTTGGTTTCAGGGACCAGGTGTGGTTCCACCTCAACTTCTGGGCTCGTAGCCGCAGCACCAACAAAATCAAGCGCTTCTTCGCCGAGGTGCACTACAAGCCATCCTCTGACACCTCCAAATACCCACGTGCAACTCCCATCGTTGAAATATGCACCATCATTG AAGAGCCTCTTTCCCAGTACAGGAGGGCGTGTGCATTTTGTGCCGCCAGTTATGAAATTTTGCACCCTAAGGGGTGCCGCAAGTTTGTTTGCGGTAATGACAAGGACCGGTTCGAACAACGTCTCGTGCGGTGTGGCTCTATGTGCATCGAGCCACCATTCAGTTGCCCCTCCAAGATTGAAAGGCAGGGTCTGCCTTATCGCTCCTCATCGTCTTCGCCATCACAATGA